TGCTCAAAAATATATTAGAAAGAATTTCAATTGCACAGAATAAAAATAGAGAAGAGTTTATGATGGCTTTAAATAATTCATTTATAATTTCAGCAGATATGGCTCATGCTGTACATCCAAATTATACTGAAAAACATGATCCAACAAATAAACCTGTATTAAAAGGTGGTCCAGTTATAAAAATAAATGCAAATCAATCATATACTACTGATAGTGATACTTCGGCAGTGTATGAAATGATATGTAAGAATGCAGATATTCCATATCAAAAATTTGTAAATAGATCAGATGTTAGAGGGGGATCCACTATTGGCCCAATATCTTCAACACAATTAGATATTAGATCAATTGATATAGGCGGACCAATGCTCTCTATGCATTCCATAAGAGAACTTACAACTGTAGATGATCATTATTATACAAAAAAATCATTTGATGAATTTTATAAAATATAGGATAGCTTAAGCTATCCTATATTTACTATAATAAGAGGTGATATAAGTGAATTATAAATTAGTAGCTATTGATTTAGATGGTACACTTTTAGATGACAATAAAATATTAACTGTTGAAAATAGAGATATACTAAAGAAATTAATAGATAAAGGTGTTGAAATAGTAATAGCTACAGGTAGAAGATATTGGGCTGCAAAGAATTTCATGAAAGATTTAAATGAAAATATAGTTATTATATCAAATAATGGTAATGTAATAAGAAATATAAAGGATGATAAAATCATTTTAGAAAAATATATAAATAGAAAAGATTTTATTTATATTTTGGAACAAGGAAAGAAAAATAATTTATATCCAATAGTTCATATAAACGGGTATGAAAAAGGGTATGACTTTTTAATAGAAAAAAATCAAGATTATAAAGGATATAATAATTATCTAGACAATAAAGAAGATAGATGTAAAAAGATAAATAACTTTTTAGAATATAAAGAAAATAATATTATGGTATTATGTTATTTTGGTGATTATGAAAAATTAAATAGATTTATTAATATAATTTCTCAAGATGACAAAAGATTTTCATATCATATAATGACTAATTTAAAAAAGGTGGGTCCAATGCTCGAAATAATGAATCCTTTGGGATCAAAATGGAAGAGTATATTAGAATATTCTAAAGGTAAAGGGATTTCTAGAGAAGAGATAATAACACTAGGCGATGATAATAATGATATGGAAATGATTAAAAATTCCGGTTGTGGAATAGCTATGAAAAATGCTAATAAACAAGTAAAAGAAGTTTCCGATATAATTTCTAGTGAAGATAACAATAATTCTGGTGTAGCTATAGAATTAAAAAAAGTATTTAATATAAAGTAATATTTTTCTTCTTATTCAAATATAAATTAATAATAGTTGAATTGAGGAGGAGTAAACATGAAAATAATAAATCTTTTATCAGTTTTATTAATTTTAATAGGTGCATTAAATTGGGGTCTTGTTGGAATAATTAAACTTAATATAGTTGAAGCTTTGTTTAAGAAGGATAGCATTATATCAAGAATAATATATAGTTTAATAGGAATTGCAGGATTATATACAATTTTATATCTTATACTTTAAGAAGCATTTAGCTTCTTTTTTTTTGTCAAATTAGACAGATATAATTATATCTGTTATTATAATAATGAAACTATTATAAAGGAGAGTATTAGATGGACAATAAAGTATTAGCAACAGTAGAGGGAAGAGAAATAACAGAACAAGACATTCAGCAATTACTTCAAAGCTTAGGCCCGCAACAAGCTATGCAGTTTAATTCAGAAGAAGGTAAAAAAAGATTATTAGAAGAATTAATTAATCAAGAATTATTTTACCTTGATGCAAAAGATAAAAATATGGACGAAGAAGCTGAATTTAAATTTGAAATGGAAAGAGCAAAATCAAGTTTATTAAAGCAATATGCTATGAGAAGCTTATTGAGTGGTGCAGATGCATCTGAAGAAGAAGTAACTGAGTATTATAATGAAAATAAAGAATCATTTAAAGAGGGACAACAAGCTAAAGCTAAACATATTTTAGTTGAGAGTAAAGAAGAAGCTGAAAAAGTACAATCAGAAATCAATGAAGGATTAAGCTTTGAGGAAGCAGCTACAAAATACTCTACTTGTCCATCAAAAGAAAAAGGTGGAGATTTAGGATATTTTACTAGAGGAAGAATGGTACCAGAATTTGAAGAAAAAGCATTTAATATGGAAGTAGGAGAAATAAGTGAACCTGTAAAAACTCAATTTGGTTATCATATAATAAAATTAGAAGATAAAAAAGAAGAAAAGCAGTTATTATTATATGAAGTAAGAGATCAAATTAAACAACAACTTATTGGAATGAAGCAAAATAAAATTTATATCGATAAAACAAATGAACTTAAAAATAAATATAGTGTAGATAAAAAATAAGTGAAATGGCTCAAGCCATTTCACTTATTTTTATAGGTTGTCATTTTTGTGCTGAAAATAATCTATACTACCTAAAACTATATGTGCAAGACCGAAACCTACTACTCCCCATGCTAAACTTTTTTTAGCTTTTTGTCTTGAAATTAATCCAGCTGTAGTAACTACAGCTCCAAGCGCAGTTGGAATAGAACCTTCTTTTATATTCATAAATGTTCCTCCTTTCCAATATGTAGTTTATTATTTCCCAAAACTCCAAAAAAATGATAGGATAAATTAGGATAAAATTTTCAAATTGAAAAGAGGATAAAAATGGTTTTTTATATTTTAGGAAGTTTGATTAATAGCATAAGTATAATAGCAATACTTTCATTTATACTATCTAAGGTTTCAGTAGTAAGACAACTTATTTCTAAGAAAGAGTCAAACTATATAGATAAATTTATTTTTTCTATATTTTTTGGGATATTAGGTATAGTTGGAACATATTCAGGTATTCCTGTTGATGGTGCATTAGCTAATTCTAGAATAATCGGAGTTTTTGTAGGAGGACTTTTTGGAGGTCCATTTGTAGGAATGATGTCAGGACTTATTGCTGGAATACATAGATGGAGTATAGATATAGGAGGATTTACTGCTCTTGCATGTGCAATATCAACTACAGTAGAAGGTATAATGGCGGGAATGCTTAGTAAAAAGTTTTTTAGCTCTAATAATAAATGGTTATTTTCTCTATTCTTTGGTGCTATTGCAGAGGTAATTCAAATGATTATAATAATAACTGTAGCTACTCCCTTAAGTGAAGCAATAAATCTTGTTAGTATAATAGGAATACCTATGATAATAGCAAATGGAATAGGAATATCTATTACTATTGCTATAGTTAATAGTGTATTAAAAGATAAAGAAAGAGAAGGTGCATTTCAAGCAGAAAGAGCACTTAAAATTGCAAATGAAACTTTACCTTATTTTAGGCAAGGTTTTAATATTGAAACTTCTAAAAAAATAGCAGACATAATATATGATATGACTTCATTTAAAGCAGTTTCATTAACTAATAGAGATATTATACTTGCTCATAAGGGAGAAGGTGAAGATCATCATTGTGCAGAGAATAAAATAAAGACAGACTTAACAAAACAAGTTATATATTCAGGCAAATATAAAATAGCTAATAATTCAATAGAAATTTTATGCAAAAAAAATAAATGTAAATTAAGATCAGCTATAATTGTACCATTAAAAGAAGGAGAAAAAATAGTTGGAACTTTAAAGTTATATAAAACAAGAGAAAATTCTATTTCACCAGTTGATGTGAAACTTGCACTTGGACTAGGATCTTTATTTTCTACCCAAATCGAGTTAAGACGAATTGAAGAATATAAAGAGCTAGCGACTAAATCTGAATTAACTGCACTTCAAGCACAAATAAATCCGCACTTTTTATTTAATGCTATAAATACAATTGTTTCTTTAATAAGAACAAAACCTGATAGAGCAAGAGAACTATTATTACATTTAGGATTTTATTTTAGAAAAAACTTATATAAAACTGAAGAATTAGTAACTTTATCCACAGAGTTAGAACATGTAAAATCATATTTAGAGATAGAACAAGCAAGGTTTGGAGATAAATTAGATATTAAGTTCAATATAGAAAAAAACTTAGAAGTTAAAATTCCACCACTTTTAATTCAACCTATAGTTGAAAATTCTATAAAACATGGAATAATGAATAAGCTAGAAGGAGGAGAAATTATCATAAGTGCATTTAGTAAAGATGAGATGACTCAGATTACTGTTGAAGACAATGGAGAAGGTATAGAAGATAAAAAGGTTAAAGATATATTATCAGGAAATATAAATAACGAATCTATAGGGTTATTAAATGTACATAAAAGAATACAACTAATATATGGAAGTGATTATGGCTTAAATATTAAAAGTGATAAGGGTATGGGTACCGAAGTAACTATATTATTACCAAAAGAGGAAGTGATATTATGAAATTAAAAGTTTTAGTTGTAGATGATGAGCTTCCAGCAAGGGAAGAAATAAAATACTTATTAGAAAAATATGATGATATAGAAATAATCTATGAAGCAAATAATGGAATTATAGCATTTGATTTAATACAAAAATTTGAACCAGATATTATATTTTTAGATATTAACATGCCAAAAATTTCTGGTATAGAATTAGCAGATAAAATTATAAATACGAATAATATTAAGACTCCTTTAATAGTTTTTATTACTGCATATGATGAATATGCAATTAAAGCATTTGAATTAAATGCAATAGACTATTTATTAAAACCTATTGGAGAAAATAGGCTAGAAAAAACGCTAAAGAAAATAAAGAAAAATTTAAAATTAAATGATAAAAAAATGCAACAAAATATTGATACGATTGTAAATCAATTACAAAATAAAAAACAATCAGATAGTATTAAATTAACATTATATAAAGATGGAGCTTTTTATCCTATATCAACTAAGAATATTATATTTTCTACTGTTGAGGATAAAAATACAGTTATTATAACAACAAAAGGTAAGTTTATATATCATGATTCACTTTCACATTTAGAAAGAAATATAAATAAGAATAATTTTTTTAGATCTCATAGATCTTTTGTTATAAATGTTGATTATATCGAAAAAATAGAACCTTGGTTCAATAATACTTATAATGTTAAGTTAAAAGGATATAATGAAAACATACCAGTTAGTAGAGGTCAAGTGAAACAATTTAAATCGATAATGAATCTCATTTAAATTCACTTTAACTTCCTATATTGCAGTTCATATATTAATTAATACATTTAAGCTAAAAATAGTTTAATATATTCATATTAATTATATAATGAATCTATAAATTTTATAGGAGGGATTATATGGTATCATTTTTAAGTTCAATAGTAATTTTAATTTTAGGATATTTTGCTTATGGAGTCTTTGTGGAAAAGGTTTTCGGAGCAGATGAGAATAGAAAAACACCTGCTATTACTATGGAAGATGGAGTAGACTTTATGCCTTTAAGCTGGCCTAGAATATTTCTTATTCAATTTCTAAATATAGCAGGATTAGGACCAATTTTTGGGGCTATTATGGGAGCTTTATTTGGTCCAGCAGCATTTATATGGATTGTTTTAGGTAGTATTTTTGCTGGAGGAGTTCATGACTATTTTTCAGGTATGCTATCTGTAAGACATGAAGGTAAAAGTATTTCAGAAATAGTAGGTATTTATCTTGGAGAAAATGCTAGAAAAATTATGAGAGTATTTTCAGTTGTGTTACTTGTATTAGTTGGTACTGTTTTTATGACAGGACCTGCACAACTATTAGCTAATTTAAAATTTGCTGGACTTGGTAGCTTGAATATTTGGTTAGCGATTATTATAGTATACTACTTTTTAGCTACTATATTGCCAGTAGATAAAATTATAGCTAAGGTATATCCTTTATTTGGAGCTGCTCTTCTTATAATGGCTATAGGAATTGGATCTATGTTATTTATAAAAGGATATAATATACCTGAAGTTACTCTAAATAATTTTCATCCTTCTGGATTATCATTATGGCCTATGCTTTTTGTAACAATAGCATGTGGAGCAATAAGTGGATTTCATGCAACTCAATCACCAATGATGGCTAGATGTTTGCCAAATGAAAAATATGGAAGAAAAGTTTTTTATGGTTCTATGATAGCAGAAGGAATAATAGCCCTTATATGGGCAGCGGCTGCAATGACATTCTTTGATGGTGGTGTAGTTGGTTTAAATGATGCTTTAGTTAATGGAGGAGGAACTGCAGGTGTTGTAAATACAATATCTACTTCACTTTTAGGTAAAGTAGGAGGTATACTTGCTATGCTTGGAGTAATAGCAGCCCCTATTACATCAGGAGATACTGCTTTTAGAAGTGCAAGACTTGTAATAGCTGATGCAATAGATTATAAACAATCTAAAACAAAATCTAGGTTATTAGTAGCTATTCCTTTATTTATTGTAGGATTTTTGCTTACAAGAATAGATTTCACTATAATTTGGAGATACTTTGCTTGGTCAAATCAAACACTTGCAATGATAGTGTTATGGGCTACAGCAGCTTATTTAATAGTGAGTGATAAGAATCATTGGATTGCTACAATTCCAGGAACTTTTATGACGGCAGTAAGTGTTACTTATATATTACAAGCTCCAGAAGGATTTAAATTACCACAGACAATTTCATGTCCTGTAGGAATTATTGCAGCAATAATAGTCCTTGCTGGATTTTTATATAAATTCAAATGGTCAGTAAAAACTAGTATAAATAGAATATAACAAAAAATAAATAGCTAAATAGCTATTTATTTTTTGTTAATTGATAATTAGGGTAATTTAAGTTAAAATGGTAATATTCAAGAGAAAAAGGTGATTTAAATGGATGAAAATAAATATTATAGAGTATACTCTCAATTTTTAAGAAATAAGTATGGAGAAAAAGTATATAAACTTCCTATAAATATAGAAACAACTTGTCCTAATAGAGATGGCTGTGTTGGAACAGGCGGATGTATTTTTTGTGGAGAAGTTGGAACTGGATTTGAGTCATTATCTAATTCTATTTCTGTAAAACAACAATTAGAAAAGAATAAAGAATATATATCAAAAAGATATAAAGCTAAGAAATTTATAGCGTATTTTCAAAATTTCACCAATACCTATATGGAGTTTGAAAAGTTTAAGTATCTAGTAGAACAATCTGCTATAGAAGATGTAGTAGAAGTTTCAATATCTACAAGACCAGATTCTATATCAGATAAGTATTTAGAATTCTTAAAAGAATTTAGTGAAAGAAAAGGTATAAATATAACAATAGAATTAGGGCTTCAAACAGTAAATTATCATACTTTAAAGAAGATAAATAGAGGACACACCTTGGCAGAACTTATTGATAGTGTAATTAGAATAAAAAAATATGGTTTTAGAATATGTGTACATTTTATATTAAATCTTCCTTGGGATGATAATGTTGATGTAATTGAAAATGCTAAAATTATATCATCACTTGAAATAGATCAAGTAAAAATACATTCGCTTTATATTGTTGAAAATACTGTATTAGGAGATATGTATAAACAAAATAAAATAAACATTATATCTAAAGATGAATATATAAATCGTGTAATATTATTTTTAAAATATTTAAAAGAGGATATTGTAGTAGAAAGATTAATAGGAAGAGCGCCAAAGGAAGATACTCTTTTTGTAAATTGGGGTACCAGCTGGTGGAAGATAAAAGAAGAAATATTACAAAAAATGATAGATAATGAAATAACACAAGGAGAAAAATGTGATTATTTAAATGGGAAAGCTTTAAATAAATTTAGATAAAGGGCAATTGCCCCTTATCTATTTTTTTTCAAAAGTGCCACAATCAGTTTCTTGTACACTTTGAGCATTCATTGGTTTTATTTGTATTTTTTCAGCATTACAATAGTTACCTTCAGCATGATAATAACATGTGTTAACACTACATTTTACTCCAGGAAGATGTGAATTTGTTTTTTCAACAGACATAAACTTACCTCCTTTTATTTTGGAATAATTTTAGTATGTGTTAAAATATAAAATGTATTCTAAATAAAAAATATATGGGAGAGATTAAGTTGTCTAAAAAGGAAAGAATAGATAAAATCTTAGCTAATCTAGGATATGGTTCCAGAAAAGATATAAAGAAAAACATTAAATCTGGAATGGTAAAGGTAAATAATGAAGTTATAAAAAATAATTCTATCAAAATAGACCCTTATAAAGAAAATATAAAATTTAAAAACAAAAAAATTAATTATAGAAAATTTATATATTTAATGTTAAATAAACCATCAGGTGTTATATCAGCTACAGAAGATAATCATAGTAAAACTGTAATAGATTTAATAGATGATGAATATAAAGCTTTTAATCCATTTCCGGTGGGAAGGTTAGATAAAGATACAGAAGGTTTATTAATACTTACAAATGATGGTGATCTTGCTCATAAATTATTATCTCCTAAAAAACATGTAGACAAGAAATACTATGTTAAGGTAGAAGGATATCTTGATGAAAATGATAAAACAGCTTTTAAAGAAGGATTAGATATTGGAGAAAAAAATATTACATTGCCTGCTGAACTAGACATAAAAAAATCTAATGAAATATCTGAATGCTATGTTATAATAAGAGAGGGTAAGTTTCATCAAATAAAAAGAATGTTTATTTCTTTAGGTAAAAAAGTTATATATTTGAAAAGGATATCAATGGGAAATGTGGAGTTAGATTCAAATTTAAAATTAGGCGAATATAGAGAATTAACTAGTAAAGAGATAGATATTTTAAATAGATAGGGTGTAAAAATGATTTGTGATAAACAAGAAAGTAAATTTGAGAAATTTTTTAAACATAGAGATTCTTTAATAATGCAGTTTAAAATAGGAGATATTTCTAAAAGGGAATATATAATGGCCAATGTGAATTTTATAGAAAAATTAAATATAAAACCATTTAAAAAAATTGATAGTTTTGAAAAAGGAATGTATAATTATCAATATTATAATATGTTGGCAAAATATTACTATATGGAAGCAAAAAATTTAAAAGATAAAGGTGAACCATTAAAATATTATCAATCTTTTTTAGATGAAGGTTATTTTTATTATGGTGAAAAAGATAAATCAACTTTAAAGTTACTTAAATTTTTAAAATTTGAAAATATGGAAGCATATTATATAAAAGTTAATTCAGATAGTCTTCAAGGAAGATTATATGAAATTCATTTAAAAAATTATAATAAAGCTATACTTCACTCTAAAAGTTTTAAAATATTAGATATATTAAAAAAGGAAAAAGTATTTATAGCTAATAGTAGGAAATCATTAATAGATGAATATGTAAATGTAAAATATTAAGAAGGTGGCTTAGCCACCTTCTTAAATTTGATTTGCAAGAGTTTTAATTATAGTATCTATATTATCATTTTGCTTTAATACAAAAGTTCCAGGTCTTAATTTAGTTTCTAGGCCAAGATCTGATAAACGAAGTAAAAACTCTTCTTTATCATCAATTATATTGTTATCTAATAATGTATCAGCAATACTTTCTGATGATGATCCAGTTTCTATATTGATTTCTACATCATTAGAAGATACTTCTTCTTCATCTGTTGAGTCCTCTTCACTTTCATCTTTTTGGTTTTCTTCATTTTCATCACTATTGTTTTTCTCATCTTCTTTTTCATCATTAGGATTACTTTCTTCTTTAGGTTCTTCTATATTGGTATCATTTTCATTACTAGGGTTATCTACTTCAGTATCTGTAAATAATATATCTAATCTCCAAAAAATAATAGCTCCTATTAATATTATAACTAAAATAACTGTTATAAAATCTATGTAGTCATATATAAAGTCTTTTAGTTTTTCAAAAAAGTTTTTCATGATGTTCTCCTTTCTAACTTATAGGTTTAAATATTTAAAATACATATATAATCATATCATAATTAAGCTATAATAATCAATTCTAGTTAATATGCAAAATATTCCTTGTATTAATGAGTAAATTAGTATTATTATAGTTATATACTATATAATAAGGGTTGGTATAATATGATAAAAATAAAAATTTCAGAAAATGAATCTGGACAAAGAATAGATAGGTTTTTAATTAAATATATGGATAAAGCACCAAAGGGATTTATTCAAAAAATGATAAGAAAAAAAAGAATTAAGCTAAATTCTAAAAGAGCATATCCGGATGATATTATAAATATAAATGATGAACTAAAATTATACATGTCTATGGAAACAATTAATAAATTTAGAAGTGATTATGAAGAAATAAAATCAAACATAAAATTAAATGTAATATATGAAGATGACAATATAATATTAATATATAAAAAGAAAGGTGACATTTCTCATTCACATTTAGATGATAAAGAAAGTATATCAAATGCATTAATTAAATATCTTATTGATAAAAAAGAATATAATCCTGAACTAGAAAAAACTTTCACTCCGGCAATATCAAATAGATTAGATAGAAATACATCAGGAATAATAATTGGAACTAAAAATTATAATGCACTTAAAAATATTAATAAAGCTATTAGAAATAGAAATATTGATAAATATTATAAAGCTTTAGTGTATGGTAAGGTAGAAAAAGAAATGTTATTAGAAAATTATATTATAAAGAATAGTAGAAATAATATGGTTGAAATAACTGATAAAAATGCTTCTAATGCTAAAAGGATTGAAACTAGAATAAAACCATTAGTGTTTAATGATGAATATACTCTATTAGAAGTTGAATTAATTACAGGAAGAACTCATCAAATACGAGCACATTTAAATTTTATTAATCATCCTATAGTAGGAGATAAAAAATATACAAATAAAAATATAAATAAAAATATAAAATTAAATTCACAATTTTTAGTATCATATAAAATTAAATTTAATAATTTAGATAGTGGGTTAGAATATTTAAATGGTAAATCTTTTGAGATACCATTAGAATATAAATATGATGAGATACTAAAAAACATTTTTTAGTGAAATTATTATTTTAAAAATATATTAGTATATATGTTAATTAATATAATTAAAGGAGTGATTAAATGGCTATAAATATTAGTATAGATGGAAATCAAAGCTTGAAATTTGAAAAAGGAATCTCAATAAAAGATGTTATTAAACAAGTTAATTATAAAATCCATAAAAATTATTTAAGCGTTCGTGTTAATAATGAAATTATGCACTTAGACTATAAACTGAATAAAGATACTGAAATTGAATTATTAGATATAAAGGATAAGGATGGCTTTAGAGTATATGTTAGAACTTTAACATTTGTATTTATAAAAGCTATAAAAGATATATTTAAAGATGCAAAGACAAGTGTAGAACATTCTCTAAGTAAAGGCTTATATATAGAAATACATAAAAAGGTAAGTATAACTCCAGAAGATTTAAATTTGATAAAGAATCAAATGAATAAAATCATAAAAAGTGATTTACCAATAGAAAGATTAGTTATGAAAACAAGTGAAGCAAACAAAATATTTAAAGAACAGGGAATGAAAGATAAATTACAGCTTGCAAAGTATAGAGAAAAAGACAATATTCATGTTTATAAATTAGATGGATATTATGATAAATTTTATGGTTATTTAGCTCCATCCACTGGTTATATAAAATCATTTGATTTAAAATACTATCATCCTGGGATAGTTTTACAGTACCCTAGAAAAGAATTTAATTATCAAATACCTGAATTTGAAGAACAAAATAAATTAGCTCAAATATTTAAAGAGTCAGAAAAGTGGGTAAAGATTTTAGAACTTGAAAATGTAGCTTCTTTAAATGAAAAAATTATGAATAAAGAAATTCCTGAGATAGTAAGAATATCTGAAGCATTTCATGAAAAAAAGATTGCAAATATAGCAGATAAAATATGTGATGATAAAAAGATAAAAATAATACTTATTGCTGGCCCTTCCTCTTCGGGGAAAACTACATTTGCTCAAAAGTTATACACGCAATTAAGAATTAATGGGAAAAGACCAATATCACTTTCTATTGATGATTATTTTGTTAATAGAGAAGATACTCCATTAGATGAAGAAGGAAATTATGATTTTGAGTCTATAGAAGCAGTTGATATAAAAAAATTTAATAATGATCTAATAAATTTATTAGATGGGAAAAAAGTTGATATACCCAAATTTGACTTTATAGAAGGTAAGCGTGAAATAAAGATAAAAGATTTTAGTATAGAAAAGGACCAACTAATAATTATAGAAGGTATACATGGATTAAATGAAAAGCTTACAAATAAGATTCCACATATGTATAAGTATAAAATATATATAAGCGCATTAACTCAATTAAATATTGATAATCATAATAGAATTCATACTACTGATAATAGACTCATTAGAAGAATAGTAAGAGATAGTATGTATAGAGGAAGAACTGCTGAAGGGACCTTAGAGTTATGGAAATCAGTAAGAAGAGGAGAAGAAAGAAATATATTTCCATACCAAGAAGAGGCTGATATAATGTTTAATTCTGCACTTGTTTATGAACTTGCAATATTAAGGAAATATGCAGAACCACTTCTACAAAAAATTGATAGATCAAGTATATATTTTGCAGAAGCAAAAAGGTTATTAAAATTTTTAATGTACTTTAAAATTATAAGGAATGATGATATAATTCCTTCTACATCAATATTAAAAGAGTTCATAGGTGGAAGTGCTTATAGGGAGGAAGAATAGGAAGGTATTATGGAGAATAAATTAAATAACATAATAAATAAAAGCAGATATATAACTAAAGAAGGTGAGGTTGCTACTTATATACCATCACTTGGAAAAGCAAATTCTACAGATTTAGGAATTTGTATAGCAGATATGGAAGGTAATATTTATAAATCAGGCAATTATAATAAAAAATTTACCATACAGAGTATTTCAAAAACTATTTCATTAATGTTGGCTTTAATGGATAATGGAAAAGAAGTTGTATTTGATAAAGTAGGGATGGAACCTACTGGAGATGCATTTAATTCTATTATAAAACTTGAAACTATAATGCCATCCAGACCCTTAAACCCTATGATAAATGCTGGGGCAATAGTTGTATCTTCTTTATTAAAAGGCAAAGACAAAGATGAAAAGTTTTCTAGATTACTAAATTTTATGAGAAAAATATCAGGAAATGACAAATTAGATATAGATGAAGATGTATATCTCTCTGAAAAAAGTACTGGAGATAGAAATAGAGCAATGGCTTATTTTATGAAAGATGTTGGGATAATAGAAGGAGATATTGAAGATATATTAGAGGTATACTTTAAACAATGTTCTATAAAAGTTGATTGTATAGACTTAGCAAAAATCGGACTATTTTTAGCAAATAAAGGAATCATTCCAGGAACTGGAGAACAAATTGTATCAGAACATATAACTAGAATTGTTAAAACTTTTATGGTAACTTGCGGAATGTATAATGGATCAGGAGAGTT
The genomic region above belongs to Senegalia massiliensis and contains:
- a CDS encoding TIGR01212 family radical SAM protein (This family includes YhcC from E. coli K-12, an uncharacterized radical SAM protein.), with the protein product MDENKYYRVYSQFLRNKYGEKVYKLPINIETTCPNRDGCVGTGGCIFCGEVGTGFESLSNSISVKQQLEKNKEYISKRYKAKKFIAYFQNFTNTYMEFEKFKYLVEQSAIEDVVEVSISTRPDSISDKYLEFLKEFSERKGINITIELGLQTVNYHTLKKINRGHTLAELIDSVIRIKKYGFRICVHFILNLPWDDNVDVIENAKIISSLEIDQVKIHSLYIVENTVLGDMYKQNKINIISKDEYINRVILFLKYLKEDIVVERLIGRAPKEDTLFVNWGTSWWKIKEEILQKMIDNEITQGEKCDYLNGKALNKFR
- a CDS encoding endolytic transglycosylase MltG, encoding MKNFFEKLKDFIYDYIDFITVILVIILIGAIIFWRLDILFTDTEVDNPSNENDTNIEEPKEESNPNDEKEDEKNNSDENEENQKDESEEDSTDEEEVSSNDVEINIETGSSSESIADTLLDNNIIDDKEEFLLRLSDLGLETKLRPGTFVLKQNDNIDTIIKTLANQI
- a CDS encoding DUF6648 family protein; translation: MICDKQESKFEKFFKHRDSLIMQFKIGDISKREYIMANVNFIEKLNIKPFKKIDSFEKGMYNYQYYNMLAKYYYMEAKNLKDKGEPLKYYQSFLDEGYFYYGEKDKSTLKLLKFLKFENMEAYYIKVNSDSLQGRLYEIHLKNYNKAILHSKSFKILDILKKEKVFIANSRKSLIDEYVNVKY
- a CDS encoding DUF1540 domain-containing protein, yielding MSVEKTNSHLPGVKCSVNTCYYHAEGNYCNAEKIQIKPMNAQSVQETDCGTFEKK
- the glsA gene encoding glutaminase A, encoding MENKLNNIINKSRYITKEGEVATYIPSLGKANSTDLGICIADMEGNIYKSGNYNKKFTIQSISKTISLMLALMDNGKEVVFDKVGMEPTGDAFNSIIKLETIMPSRPLNPMINAGAIVVSSLLKGKDKDEKFSRLLNFMRKISGNDKLDIDEDVYLSEKSTGDRNRAMAYFMKDVGIIEGDIEDILEVYFKQCSIKVDCIDLAKIGLFLANKGIIPGTGEQIVSEHITRIVKTFMVTCGMYNGSGEFAIRVGIPAKSGVGGGIMAAVPHRMGIGTYGPSLDDKGNSIGGYKLLYELSRELNLSIF
- a CDS encoding RluA family pseudouridine synthase, translating into MIKIKISENESGQRIDRFLIKYMDKAPKGFIQKMIRKKRIKLNSKRAYPDDIININDELKLYMSMETINKFRSDYEEIKSNIKLNVIYEDDNIILIYKKKGDISHSHLDDKESISNALIKYLIDKKEYNPELEKTFTPAISNRLDRNTSGIIIGTKNYNALKNINKAIRNRNIDKYYKALVYGKVEKEMLLENYIIKNSRNNMVEITDKNASNAKRIETRIKPLVFNDEYTLLEVELITGRTHQIRAHLNFINHPIVGDKKYTNKNINKNIKLNSQFLVSYKIKFNNLDSGLEYLNGKSFEIPLEYKYDEILKNIF
- a CDS encoding nucleoside kinase, translating into MAINISIDGNQSLKFEKGISIKDVIKQVNYKIHKNYLSVRVNNEIMHLDYKLNKDTEIELLDIKDKDGFRVYVRTLTFVFIKAIKDIFKDAKTSVEHSLSKGLYIEIHKKVSITPEDLNLIKNQMNKIIKSDLPIERLVMKTSEANKIFKEQGMKDKLQLAKYREKDNIHVYKLDGYYDKFYGYLAPSTGYIKSFDLKYYHPGIVLQYPRKEFNYQIPEFEEQNKLAQIFKESEKWVKILELENVASLNEKIMNKEIPEIVRISEAFHEKKIANIADKICDDKKIKIILIAGPSSSGKTTFAQKLYTQLRINGKRPISLSIDDYFVNREDTPLDEEGNYDFESIEAVDIKKFNNDLINLLDGKKVDIPKFDFIEGKREIKIKDFSIEKDQLIIIEGIHGLNEKLTNKIPHMYKYKIYISALTQLNIDNHNRIHTTDNRLIRRIVRDSMYRGRTAEGTLELWKSVRRGEERNIFPYQEEADIMFNSALVYELAILRKYAEPLLQKIDRSSIYFAEAKRLLKFLMYFKIIRNDDIIPSTSILKEFIGGSAYREEE
- a CDS encoding pseudouridine synthase — its product is MSKKERIDKILANLGYGSRKDIKKNIKSGMVKVNNEVIKNNSIKIDPYKENIKFKNKKINYRKFIYLMLNKPSGVISATEDNHSKTVIDLIDDEYKAFNPFPVGRLDKDTEGLLILTNDGDLAHKLLSPKKHVDKKYYVKVEGYLDENDKTAFKEGLDIGEKNITLPAELDIKKSNEISECYVIIREGKFHQIKRMFISLGKKVIYLKRISMGNVELDSNLKLGEYRELTSKEIDILNR